One Rosa chinensis cultivar Old Blush chromosome 5, RchiOBHm-V2, whole genome shotgun sequence genomic region harbors:
- the LOC112201629 gene encoding beta-glucosidase 13 — MALRLGIRTLIFGLLLVLSSIGTSSHSSRKAAPQKKSRNSTSFSCSSFPAGFIFGTASAAYQFEGAAKEGGRGPCVWDAFTHKYPEKIKDHSSGDMATDQYHRYKEDVKMLKDIGWDAYRFSISWSRLLPTGKLSGGVNQEGIKYYKNLINELLANGISPYVTLFHWDTPQALEEEYGGFLSPQIVNHFQDFAELCYKEFGDKVKHWTTLNEPHTYSVNGYATGGMAPGRCSAWKNPNCTGGDSGTEPYLVSHHLLLAHAAAVKVYRDKFQAKQKGLIGITVNTGWFVPYSDSKRDQDAAQRAMDFNLGWFMDPVTHGDYPHIMRSLVRNRLPKFTKEQSHMLKGSFDFVGLNYYSGGYAADLAKPDPKQPSYTTDSLVDTTSERNGVPIGPVAASSWLLVFPQGFLDLLLYTKKKYSDPIIYITENGVDEVNDPTWSLEKALNDSKRIEYYDQHLQKLHAAIKAGVKVKGYFAWSFLDNFEWADGYTVRFGIVYVDFNNGLKRHPKASANWFRNFLKKSKQSGKRTSHKSESLE, encoded by the exons ATGGCTCTCCGGTTAGGCATCCGTACCCTTATCTTTGGCCTCCTACTTGTTCTTAGCAGTATAGGGACAAGTAGTCATAGTAGCAGAAAAGCTGCCCCCCAAAAGAAGTCACGTAATTCTACTTCCTTCAGCTGCAGCTCATTTCCGGCAGGTTTCATATTCGGGACAGCTTCCGCGGCTTACCAG TTCGAAGGGGCTGCAAAAGAAGGTGGTAGAGGACCGTGTGTATGGGACGCCTTTACTCACAAGTATCCAG AGAAGATCAAGGACCACAGCAGTGGAGATATGGCTACTGATCAATATCATCGGTACAAG GAAGATGTGAAGATGTTGAAGGACATAGGTTGGGATGCTTACAGATTCTCAATCTCATGGTCTAGACTGTTACCAA CTGGAAAGCTGAGTGGGGGTGTGAACCAGGAAGGAATCAAATATTACAAGAATCTCATCAACGAGCTTCTAGCAAATG GTATAAGCCCCTACGTCACACTCTTTCATTGGGATACGCCCCAAGCTTTAGAAGAGGAATACGGTGGTTTCCTAAGCCCTCAAATTGT GAATCATTTCCAGGACTTTGCAGAGCTCTGCTATAAAGAATTTGGTGACAAAGTCAAGCATTGGACTACACTAAATGAGCCGCATACATACAGCGTCAATGGTTATGCAACCGGGGGAATGGCACCAGGCAGATGTTCTGCTTGGAAAAATCCTAATTGCACCGGTGGCGATTCAGGGACTGAGCCATATTTGGTGTCACATCACCTACTTCTAGCTCATGCCGCTGCTGTGAAGGTGTACCGAGACAAATTTCAG GCAAAACAGAAGGGTTTGATAGGGATAACGGTAAACACAGGATGGTTTGTGCCATATTCCGACTCAAAGCGTGACCAAGATGCTGCACAACGAGCAATGGATTTCAACCTCGGATG GTTTATGGATCCCGTAACACATGGTGACTATCCGCACATCATGAGATCTCTTGTTAGAAATCGATTACCCAAGTTCACTAAAGAGCAATCACATATGCTAAAAGGATCATTTGATTTTGTTGGGTTGAACTACTACTCCGGTGGTTATGCAGCGGATTTAGCTAAACCTGATCCTAAGCAACCAAGCTACACGACAGACTCCCTCGTTGATACTACAT CCGAACGTAATGGTGTACCTATTGGTCCGGTG GCGGCTTCATCGTGGCTCCTTGTCTTTCCTCAAGGATTTCTAGATCTATTGCTCTACACAAAGAAAAAGTACAGTGACCCGATTATTTATATCACTGAAAATG GAGTGGATGAGGTGAATGATCCTACATGGTCGCTTGAGAAAGCTCTTaacgatagtaaaagaattgaATATTACGATCAACATCTTCAGAAACTTCATGCAGCAATTAA GGCTGGCGTTAAGGTAAAGGGATACTTTGCATGGTCATTCCTTGATAACTTCGAGTGGGCTGATGGTTACACTGTTAGATTTGGCATCGTCTATGTGGATTTCAACAATGGGCTCAAAAGACACCCTAAAGCCTCAGCAAACTGGTTCAGGAATTTTCTTAAAAAGTCTAAACAATCAGGAAAGAGAACCTCTCACAAATCTGAATCACTAGAATGA
- the LOC112166087 gene encoding beta-glucosidase 12: protein MALQGTLISAIILVFSCAVATSIATAPSHYDVASINRSTFPAGFIFGTASSAYQFEGAAKEDGRGPSIWDTYTHKIPDKIKDRSTGDVAIDAYHRYKEDVGIMKNMGFDAYRFSISWSRLLPNGTLRGGVNKEGIKYYNNLINELLANGLKPFVTLFHWDLPQALEDEYGGFLSPQIVNHFQDYAELCFKEFGDRVKDWITLNEPWSYANGGYVIGTFAPCRCSEWQNLNCTGGNSGTEPYLVSHYQLLAHAAAVKLYKEKYQADQKGVIGITILSHWFVPFSDAKHHEEAALRALDFMFGWYMDPLTNGEYPHSMRSLVGDRLPKFTKEQSKMLKGSFDFLGLNYYTANYATYAPHLKNAANPSYFTDAVATVSTERNGIPIGQKAASDWLYVYPEGIRDLLLYTKEKYNNPLIYITENGRDEHNDPKLSLEEVLADTHRIDFYYRHLYYLHEAIKDGVNVKGYFAWSLFDNFEWNMGYSVRFGINYVDYNDGLKRYPKLSAHWFKNFLEN from the exons ATGGCACTTCAAGGCACTCTCATCTCTGCAATCATACTTGTTTTTAGCTGTGCAGTGGCAACTAGTATAGCTACCGCCCCAAGCCATTACGACGTTGCTTCCATCAACCGGAGCACCTTTCCGGCAGGTTTCATATTTGGGACAGCTTCTTCAGCTTACCAG TTCGAAGGTGCTGCAAAAGAAGATGGAAGAGGACCAAGCATATGGGACACATACACTCACAAAATTCCAG ATAAGATAAAAGACCGCAGCACTGGAGATGTCGCTATTGATGCATATCACCGCTACAAG GAGGATGTTGGCATCATGAAAAATATGGGTTTTGATGCTTACAGATTCTCCATCTCGTGGTCTAGATTGTTACCAA ATGGAACGCTAAGAGGGGGTGTGAATAAGGAAGGAATCAAATATTACAACAACCTCATAAACGAGCTTCTAGCCAATG GTCTAAAGCCCTTTGTCACACTCTTCCATTGGGATCTTCCCCAAGCTTTAGAAGATGAATACGGTGGCTTCTTAAGCCCTCAAATTGT AAACCATTTTCAAGACTACGCAGAGCTATGCTTCAAGGAATTTGGTGATAGAGTTAAGGACTGGATCACATTAAACGAGCCCTGGAGCTACGCCAATGGTGGTTATGTAATTGGGACGTTTGCACCATGCCGATGTTCTGAATGGCAAAACCTAAATTGCACCGGTGGAAATTCAGGAACAGAGCCATATTTGGTCTCACACTACCAGCTTCTAGCTCACGCAGCAGCCGTAAAGTTATACAAGGAGAAGTATCAG GCTGATCAGAAGGGTGTGATAGGGATAACAATACTGTCGCACTGGTTTGTGCCCTTTTCTGATGCCAAGCACCATGAAGAAGCTGCTCTACGAGCATTGGATTTTATGTTTGGATG GTATATGGATCCCTTAACAAACGGTGAATATCCGCACAGCATGAGATCTCTTGTTGGAGATCGATTACCCAAGTTCACTAAAGAGCAATCCAAGATGTTAAAAGGTTCATTTGATTTTCTGGGATTGAATTACTACACCGCTAACTATGCTACTTATGCACCTCATCTCAAGAATGCTGCAAACCCTAGCTACTTTACAGATGCTGTCGCTACTGTTTCCA CCGAGCGTAATGGTATTCCTATTGGTCAAAAG GCTGCTTCAGATTGGCTCTATGTTTATCCAGAAGGAATTCGAGATCTATTGCTTTACACGAAGGAAAAGTACAATAATCCACTTATTTACATCACTGAAAATG GAAGGGATGAGCACAATGATCCCAAATTATCACTTGAGGAAGTCCTAGCCGATACTCACCGAATCGACTTTTACTATCGACATCTTTATTATCTTCATGAAGCGATCAA GGATGGCGTTAACGTGAAGGGATATTTTGCTTGGTCTTTGTTTGACAACTTCGAATGGAATATGGGTTACAGTGTTAGGTTTGGCATCAACTATGTGGATTACAATGATGGGCTTAAAAGATACCCTAAACTCTCAGCACACTGGTTCAAGAATTTTCTTGAAAATTAG